Proteins encoded in a region of the Candidatus Obscuribacter sp. genome:
- a CDS encoding glycosyltransferase family 2 protein, with protein MTTAQSTINQTGSASDYALKYNANVPQTKTTFPEISVVIPVFNEEDNIAILYQKLCQALDSLGRTWEAIIIDDGSSDTSYAKLATIAAADERIKVVRFVKNFGQTAALAAGIDHSRGDVIIPMDADLQNDPADIKRLLEKLDEGFDVVSGWRKERKDELFLRLIPSWTANRIISFISGVRLHDYGCSLKAYRKEVIKDVRLYGEMHRFVPIYATWLGAKVSEIPVNHQARQFGQSKYGISRTFKVVLDLITVKFMSTYFTKPIYLFGTAGIWSLILSAMTFTWMVVLKYFYHTSFIETPLPVMVAVFFMVGAQLILMGLQSEILMRTYHESQGKRIYKVKSAINFVGEPD; from the coding sequence ATGACTACGGCACAGTCCACAATAAATCAAACTGGCTCAGCATCGGATTATGCGCTCAAGTATAATGCCAACGTGCCACAAACTAAAACTACTTTCCCAGAGATATCGGTCGTCATCCCCGTGTTTAACGAGGAAGACAATATCGCTATCCTTTATCAAAAGCTCTGCCAGGCGCTGGACTCACTGGGTCGCACCTGGGAAGCCATTATCATTGATGACGGCTCCTCCGACACTTCTTATGCCAAGCTAGCTACTATTGCTGCCGCCGATGAGCGCATCAAAGTAGTGCGCTTTGTCAAAAACTTTGGACAAACTGCCGCACTGGCAGCTGGTATCGATCATTCGCGCGGCGACGTGATTATCCCCATGGACGCCGACTTACAAAACGATCCAGCCGATATCAAACGTCTCCTCGAAAAACTAGATGAAGGCTTTGACGTAGTTAGTGGCTGGCGCAAAGAAAGAAAAGACGAACTTTTCTTGCGTCTAATACCTTCATGGACAGCCAATCGCATCATCTCCTTTATCTCAGGAGTTAGACTGCACGACTATGGTTGCTCACTCAAAGCCTATCGCAAAGAAGTAATCAAAGACGTCAGACTCTATGGCGAAATGCACCGCTTCGTGCCAATTTATGCCACTTGGTTGGGGGCTAAAGTCTCAGAAATCCCAGTCAATCACCAGGCCAGACAGTTTGGTCAATCCAAATACGGTATCTCTCGCACATTTAAAGTTGTACTGGATTTGATCACAGTCAAATTCATGTCCACCTACTTCACCAAACCTATCTATCTATTTGGTACCGCCGGTATCTGGTCGCTTATTCTATCGGCCATGACCTTTACCTGGATGGTGGTGCTCAAGTACTTCTATCACACATCATTTATCGAAACCCCCTTGCCTGTCATGGTGGCGGTGTTCTTTATGGTGGGAGCCCAGCTTATATTGATGGGTCTGCAATCCGAAATCCTCATGCGCACTTATCACGAGTCGCAGGGCAAGCGCATCTACAAAGTAAAGAGCGCCATCAACTTTGTTGGCGAACCAGACTAA